One genomic segment of Vibrio quintilis includes these proteins:
- a CDS encoding TRAP transporter permease, which produces MTQITSAQEKMANLLTYVVSTIAVLLTIFQIWQGITASLSATIFRPAHLSWVLVLIFLAFPLARPDHPPLRYFVARGIDILLVCATCWAASQIITFDYDDISFLLDGLQMQDQIAGILMMLLLLEATRRCVGMVMVAVAVIFLVYALFGDALPGSIASKGFSLEEMVRFHIYSTNGVFGAPLAIAAGVVFIFVLFGAFLQVTGAGQFFIDSAFAIAGKSRGGPAKASVLASAALGSISGSAIANTVTTGSLTIPMMKKLGYRGEQAAGIEAAASTGGQIMPPVMGAGAFVMAQFTGIPYSEIILVSIAPAILYFGCTLLYVHLMACKLNLQGMTETEKIGKIIKQGWHFLLPLVLITILLVMSYSPILVGIAGCVAVLVAAMAGKNTRIKFSQIIEGMKEGAILALPISIACATAGIVVGVVGQTGIGLQFTQFLTSLSGGHLWSALLFIAIAAVILGMGLPVTAAYIVLSVMAVPALMDLGIPMLTAHMIVFWLSQTSNVTPPIALAAFAGAGIANASPMRSAVQAFKLAQGFFLIPAMMAFSGLIWTQQESVFAFIESILACIALIVAFAGGIEGYLFNRLSKIQQLLFLLLAVTTLLLPNPYRIVSMAVILCWVIFEWKKSRTQVTAGSRL; this is translated from the coding sequence ATGACACAAATCACTTCCGCTCAGGAGAAGATGGCGAACCTGCTCACTTATGTGGTGAGTACGATTGCTGTGCTGCTGACAATCTTTCAGATCTGGCAGGGCATCACGGCCAGTCTCTCTGCCACAATATTTCGTCCGGCTCACCTGAGCTGGGTATTGGTCCTGATTTTTCTCGCTTTCCCGCTGGCAAGACCCGATCATCCGCCGCTCAGGTATTTTGTTGCCAGAGGGATTGATATCCTGCTGGTCTGTGCAACCTGCTGGGCTGCCAGCCAAATTATCACCTTCGATTATGACGATATCAGCTTCCTGCTTGATGGTCTGCAAATGCAGGATCAGATTGCCGGCATATTGATGATGTTGCTTCTGCTTGAGGCAACCCGCCGCTGTGTCGGCATGGTTATGGTCGCCGTTGCCGTCATCTTTCTGGTCTATGCACTGTTTGGAGATGCCTTGCCCGGCTCAATCGCCAGTAAAGGCTTTTCGCTGGAAGAAATGGTCCGTTTTCATATCTATTCCACCAACGGCGTCTTTGGCGCACCACTGGCAATTGCTGCCGGTGTTGTATTTATCTTTGTGCTTTTCGGGGCATTCTTACAGGTTACCGGCGCCGGACAATTCTTTATCGACAGTGCTTTTGCCATTGCCGGTAAATCCAGAGGCGGCCCGGCCAAAGCCAGCGTACTGGCTTCCGCTGCACTGGGGTCGATTTCCGGCTCTGCGATTGCCAACACAGTAACAACCGGCTCCCTGACGATTCCGATGATGAAAAAACTTGGCTATCGCGGTGAACAGGCTGCCGGAATTGAAGCGGCCGCTTCAACAGGCGGGCAAATCATGCCGCCGGTTATGGGCGCCGGCGCCTTTGTGATGGCTCAGTTCACCGGTATTCCTTACAGCGAAATCATTCTGGTGTCGATTGCCCCCGCAATTCTTTACTTTGGCTGTACGCTGTTATACGTCCATTTGATGGCCTGCAAACTCAACCTGCAGGGAATGACTGAAACAGAAAAAATCGGCAAAATCATCAAACAAGGCTGGCACTTCCTGCTGCCACTGGTATTGATTACTATCCTGCTGGTGATGAGTTATTCTCCGATCCTGGTCGGTATCGCCGGATGTGTGGCCGTGCTGGTCGCTGCGATGGCCGGAAAAAATACCCGCATTAAATTCAGTCAGATCATTGAAGGAATGAAAGAAGGTGCGATTCTTGCCCTGCCGATTTCTATCGCCTGTGCCACGGCCGGTATTGTGGTTGGTGTTGTGGGTCAAACCGGTATCGGGCTGCAGTTTACCCAGTTTCTGACGTCACTCTCCGGCGGCCATCTGTGGTCAGCACTGCTGTTTATTGCAATTGCTGCGGTCATTCTGGGCATGGGATTGCCGGTGACAGCCGCTTATATCGTGTTATCAGTGATGGCCGTACCGGCCCTGATGGATTTAGGCATTCCGATGCTGACCGCACACATGATTGTCTTCTGGCTGTCTCAGACTTCCAACGTCACACCACCAATTGCGCTGGCTGCTTTTGCCGGAGCGGGTATTGCCAATGCATCACCGATGCGCTCTGCCGTACAGGCATTTAAACTGGCACAGGGATTCTTTTTAATCCCGGCGATGATGGCATTTTCCGGTTTAATCTGGACGCAGCAGGAATCGGTATTCGCCTTTATTGAATCAATCCTGGCCTGTATCGCGCTGATTGTCGCTTTTGCCGGAGGCATCGAAGGTTATCTGTTCAACCGGTTGTCTAAAATTCAGCAATTGCTGTTTCTGCTACTTGCAGTCACTACCCTGCTGCTGCCGAATCCATACCGGATTGTCAGCATGGCGGTGATTTTGTGCTGGGTTATATTTGAGTGGAAAAAGAGCCGCACACAGGTCACAGCAGGCAGTCGTTTATAA
- the dnaK gene encoding molecular chaperone DnaK — protein sequence MGKIIGIDLGTTNSCVAVLDGDAPRVIENAEGERTTPSVIAYTDGETLVGQPAKRQAVTNPENTLFAIKRLIGRRFEDEEVQRDISIMPYKIAKADNGDAWVEVKGDKLAAPQVSAEVLKKMKKTAEDFLGEEVTGAVITVPAYFNDAQRQATKDAGRIAGLEVKRIINEPTAAALAYGLDKNGGDRVIAVYDLGGGTFDISIIEIDDVEGEKTFEVLATNGDTHLGGEDFDNRMINYLVDEFNKEQGINLKNDPLAMQRLKEAAEKAKIELSSAQQTDVNLPYITADATGPKHMNIKVTRAKLESLVEDLVQRSLEPMKVALADSDLSVNEVTDVILVGGQTRMPMVQQKVAEFFGKEARKDVNPDEAVAVGAAVQGGVLAGDVKDVLLLDVTPLSLGIETMGGVMTKLIEKNTTIPTKANQVFSTAEDNQSAVTIHVLQGERKQATYNKSLGQFNLEGIQAAPRGMPQIEVTFDLDADGILHVSAKDKQTGKEQNITIQASGGLSDDDIEKMVQEAEANKEADKKFEELASARNQADQMVHATRKQIEEAGDALPADEKEKIEAAISDVETAKRGEDKAEIDAKIQALMTASQKLMEIAQQQAQAQQGEGGAEQQQSADDDVVDAEFEEVNDEKK from the coding sequence ATGGGTAAAATCATTGGTATTGACTTAGGTACTACAAACTCTTGTGTTGCTGTACTGGATGGTGATGCACCTCGTGTAATTGAGAACGCTGAAGGTGAACGTACGACGCCTTCTGTAATTGCGTATACAGATGGTGAAACACTGGTTGGGCAACCTGCAAAACGTCAAGCAGTTACCAACCCGGAAAACACGCTATTTGCTATTAAGCGTCTTATTGGCCGTCGTTTTGAAGACGAAGAAGTTCAGCGTGATATTTCTATCATGCCTTACAAAATCGCGAAAGCCGATAATGGTGATGCGTGGGTTGAAGTCAAAGGTGACAAGCTGGCTGCACCACAGGTTTCTGCTGAAGTCCTTAAGAAAATGAAGAAGACAGCAGAAGACTTCTTAGGTGAAGAAGTGACTGGTGCAGTGATCACTGTTCCTGCTTACTTTAATGACGCACAACGTCAGGCAACTAAAGATGCTGGTCGTATTGCAGGTCTTGAAGTAAAACGTATTATCAACGAACCTACAGCTGCTGCACTGGCTTATGGCCTGGATAAAAACGGTGGCGACCGTGTAATTGCTGTGTACGACCTTGGTGGTGGTACATTTGATATCTCAATTATCGAAATTGATGATGTTGAAGGTGAAAAAACATTCGAAGTACTTGCAACGAATGGTGACACGCATTTAGGTGGTGAAGATTTCGATAACCGCATGATCAACTATCTGGTTGATGAGTTCAATAAAGAACAGGGTATTAACCTGAAGAATGACCCGCTGGCAATGCAGCGCCTGAAAGAAGCTGCTGAGAAAGCAAAAATTGAACTGTCTTCTGCACAACAGACTGACGTGAATCTGCCATACATTACTGCAGATGCGACTGGTCCGAAGCACATGAACATCAAAGTGACACGTGCGAAGCTGGAGTCACTGGTTGAAGATCTGGTTCAACGTTCTCTTGAACCAATGAAAGTTGCACTGGCTGACTCTGATCTGTCTGTGAATGAAGTCACTGACGTAATTCTGGTAGGTGGTCAGACCCGTATGCCAATGGTTCAGCAAAAAGTTGCTGAGTTCTTCGGCAAAGAAGCCCGTAAAGATGTGAACCCGGATGAAGCAGTTGCTGTTGGTGCTGCGGTACAGGGTGGTGTTCTGGCTGGTGACGTGAAAGACGTCTTACTGCTGGATGTAACGCCGCTGTCTCTGGGTATTGAAACCATGGGCGGTGTGATGACCAAACTGATTGAGAAAAACACCACGATTCCAACCAAAGCGAATCAGGTTTTCTCAACCGCAGAAGATAACCAGAGTGCCGTAACAATTCATGTTCTGCAGGGTGAACGTAAGCAAGCGACTTATAACAAATCTCTTGGTCAGTTCAACCTTGAAGGCATTCAGGCTGCACCACGCGGCATGCCACAAATTGAAGTGACATTTGACCTTGATGCGGATGGAATCCTGCATGTTTCTGCGAAAGATAAGCAGACAGGTAAAGAGCAGAACATCACGATTCAGGCTTCTGGTGGTCTGAGTGATGACGATATCGAGAAAATGGTTCAGGAAGCGGAAGCAAACAAAGAAGCGGATAAGAAGTTTGAAGAATTAGCTTCTGCCCGTAACCAGGCTGACCAGATGGTTCACGCAACGCGTAAACAAATTGAAGAAGCTGGTGATGCACTTCCTGCGGATGAGAAAGAGAAGATTGAAGCGGCAATCAGTGACGTTGAAACTGCAAAACGCGGTGAAGACAAAGCAGAAATTGACGCGAAGATACAGGCGCTGATGACTGCTTCTCAAAAACTGATGGAGATTGCACAGCAACAGGCTCAGGCACAACAGGGTGAAGGTGGTGCAGAGCAACAGCAATCTGCTGACGATGACGTCGTTGATGCCGAGTTTGAAGAAGTGAACGATGAGAAAAAGTAA
- a CDS encoding phosphatidate cytidylyltransferase, whose protein sequence is MINIPAHSLYLIGAIFSVLIFGSLICFWLSRRYPDRDYLELKLRIRSWWWMIGIVCFALALPTHYTLFFVGFLSFMALKEFLSIVPTRMADRRVIFWAYLAIPFQYYWLATGWYGMFIIFIPVYIFLYLPMVMVLTGDTKGFIRSAGVIHWALMLTVFCISHMAYLLVLPGKNPDAGSMGVLLFLLVFTQFNDVCQYVWGKCFGKHKIVPKVSPNKTWQGFIGGVLTISTIAFFAAPYLTPLTSVQGLGAGVIIALSGFIGDLVISSVKRDLQIKDTGRLIPGHGGILDRIDSLMFTAPLFFHYIYYLHY, encoded by the coding sequence ATGATTAATATTCCGGCGCATTCTCTTTATCTCATCGGTGCCATTTTTTCGGTATTAATCTTTGGTTCACTCATCTGTTTCTGGTTATCCCGCCGCTATCCTGACCGGGATTATCTGGAGCTAAAGCTGCGTATCCGCTCATGGTGGTGGATGATTGGGATTGTTTGCTTTGCTCTGGCATTACCAACGCATTACACCTTATTTTTTGTCGGTTTCCTCAGCTTTATGGCTTTGAAAGAGTTTCTTTCAATTGTTCCGACCCGAATGGCTGACCGCAGGGTTATCTTCTGGGCTTATCTTGCCATCCCGTTCCAGTATTATTGGCTGGCAACCGGGTGGTACGGGATGTTCATCATTTTTATCCCGGTCTACATCTTTTTGTATTTGCCAATGGTGATGGTGCTGACAGGCGACACCAAAGGTTTTATCCGCTCTGCCGGCGTGATTCACTGGGCACTCATGCTGACGGTCTTTTGTATAAGCCATATGGCATACCTGCTTGTCCTGCCCGGCAAGAATCCGGATGCTGGTTCTATGGGAGTGCTGCTCTTTCTGCTGGTTTTTACCCAGTTCAATGATGTTTGTCAGTATGTCTGGGGGAAATGCTTCGGCAAACATAAAATTGTGCCGAAAGTCAGTCCGAATAAAACCTGGCAAGGCTTTATTGGTGGCGTGTTGACTATTTCCACGATTGCTTTCTTTGCCGCCCCTTATCTGACTCCGCTGACCTCCGTTCAGGGGCTGGGCGCAGGGGTGATTATTGCACTAAGTGGCTTTATCGGCGATTTGGTCATTTCATCGGTTAAACGAGATTTACAGATTAAGGACACCGGCCGGTTAATTCCCGGACATGGTGGTATTCTTGACCGGATAGACAGCCTGATGTTTACCGCACCGCTGTTTTTTCATTACATTTATTATCTTCATTACTGA
- a CDS encoding TAXI family TRAP transporter solute-binding subunit: protein MYKAVKKILFILGLGMAIPAVAANYTIGTGSQSGTYYPLGGTLAKIWSDNIPGFNMRAEVTAASVENIIKVATKKQLVGIAMGNVAQKAWDGNKPFPRQMPTEVLFALYPNVVQFIVPADSNIHTVEDLKGKKVSLGAPGSGTRVSSVNILNALGISEKDIRPQSLNYTATTSAIANGQIDAGVIVGSLGVGAITELALTRNIRILSFSEQDLKKIQAANPSYQPLKAPQGSYKNVPAFTAPAVWNVLVVNKKMDKEMAYKLTKIAFENIGKIRQAIGVAKFMTVDNMTRLSGVPLHPGAQQYYKEHHQ from the coding sequence ATGTACAAGGCCGTAAAAAAAATACTTTTCATTCTGGGGCTGGGAATGGCAATCCCGGCAGTTGCAGCAAATTACACCATAGGCACAGGAAGTCAGAGCGGTACCTATTATCCGCTGGGAGGAACGCTGGCTAAAATCTGGAGTGACAATATTCCGGGATTTAATATGCGGGCAGAGGTGACTGCCGCATCAGTTGAAAACATCATCAAAGTTGCCACTAAAAAACAGCTGGTTGGTATTGCGATGGGCAATGTGGCTCAAAAAGCCTGGGACGGCAATAAACCTTTCCCGCGTCAAATGCCGACAGAAGTTCTGTTTGCACTCTATCCGAATGTTGTGCAGTTTATCGTTCCGGCTGACTCGAACATCCACACTGTTGAAGACTTAAAAGGAAAGAAAGTCTCTTTAGGTGCACCGGGCTCCGGTACCCGGGTCAGCTCTGTCAATATTCTGAACGCATTGGGCATTTCTGAAAAAGATATCCGCCCGCAGTCACTGAATTACACCGCAACCACCAGTGCTATTGCCAATGGCCAGATTGATGCCGGTGTGATTGTCGGCAGTCTGGGGGTTGGTGCAATCACAGAGCTGGCTCTGACCCGCAATATCCGGATTTTGTCTTTTTCTGAACAGGATCTGAAGAAGATTCAGGCGGCAAATCCATCCTACCAGCCGTTAAAAGCACCACAGGGCAGCTATAAAAACGTACCGGCATTTACCGCCCCGGCGGTCTGGAACGTACTTGTCGTTAATAAAAAAATGGACAAGGAAATGGCATATAAGCTGACAAAAATTGCTTTCGAAAATATCGGTAAAATACGTCAGGCCATTGGTGTCGCTAAATTTATGACCGTCGACAACATGACCCGTCTCAGCGGCGTTCCGCTTCATCCTGGCGCACAGCAATACTACAAAGAACATCACCAGTAA
- the grpE gene encoding nucleotide exchange factor GrpE: MSNEENKVKEEDLQQEPVAQDQTEAEVIGGEADIEWNESEAPEAEEQESKIAQLEAALLASETKLKEQQDAVLRSKAEVENMRRRSEQEIEKARKYALGRFAEELLPVVDNLERAIQAADAEHETVKPLLEGIELTYKTFVDTIGKFGLKPINPEGEQFNPELHQAMSIQESADHEPNTVMFVMQKGYELNGRVIRPAMVMVSK, encoded by the coding sequence ATGAGCAACGAAGAGAATAAAGTCAAAGAAGAAGATTTGCAGCAGGAGCCGGTAGCGCAGGATCAAACCGAGGCTGAAGTCATCGGTGGTGAAGCTGATATCGAGTGGAATGAGAGCGAAGCACCAGAGGCTGAAGAGCAGGAATCTAAAATCGCTCAGCTGGAAGCTGCGCTTCTTGCCAGTGAAACCAAACTAAAAGAGCAGCAGGATGCCGTTTTGCGCTCGAAAGCAGAAGTTGAAAACATGCGTCGCCGGAGCGAGCAGGAAATTGAGAAAGCGCGTAAATATGCACTGGGTCGTTTTGCTGAAGAGTTGCTGCCGGTTGTCGATAATCTGGAACGTGCCATTCAGGCGGCGGATGCGGAACATGAAACAGTGAAACCTCTGCTTGAAGGGATTGAACTGACCTATAAAACGTTTGTTGACACGATTGGTAAGTTTGGCCTGAAGCCGATTAATCCTGAAGGCGAACAGTTCAACCCTGAGTTACATCAGGCGATGTCAATTCAGGAAAGTGCTGATCATGAGCCGAACACAGTGATGTTTGTGATGCAGAAGGGCTATGAGCTGAATGGTCGCGTGATTCGTCCGGCGATGGTCATGGTCTCCAAGTAA
- the nadK gene encoding NAD(+) kinase — protein MKKSFNVIAIVGKPRDQVAIQTHRELYLWLTELGYSVFIDDRLQTILADIPQSCFQPLVKLGKDADLAIVVGGDGNMLGAARVLSRFDIKVIGVNRGNLGFLTDLSPDDFHDRLLEVLEGKYLEEQRFLLETEIHRHGQVKSRNSALNEAVLHPGKIAHMIEFEVHIDNLLAFSQRSDGLIISTPTGSTAYSLSGGGPIMSPNLNAISLVPMFPHTLSARPLVVDSHCHIKLQLSPDNRGTQEISCDGQVSLPVTPGDEVHIYRSPQTLHLIHPENYNYYHVLRKKLGWSSKLF, from the coding sequence ATGAAAAAATCGTTCAATGTGATTGCTATCGTTGGTAAACCCCGGGATCAGGTCGCAATTCAGACCCACCGGGAGCTGTATCTTTGGCTGACAGAGCTGGGATACTCAGTTTTCATTGACGATCGCCTTCAGACGATTCTTGCCGATATTCCTCAGTCCTGCTTTCAACCACTGGTCAAACTCGGTAAAGATGCTGATTTGGCGATAGTGGTTGGCGGAGACGGCAACATGTTAGGAGCAGCCCGGGTTTTATCCCGCTTTGACATCAAAGTGATCGGCGTGAATCGCGGCAATCTCGGATTCCTGACCGACCTGAGCCCTGATGATTTTCACGACCGGCTGCTCGAAGTGTTAGAAGGAAAATATCTCGAGGAACAGCGCTTTCTGCTTGAAACTGAAATCCACCGCCATGGCCAGGTCAAAAGCAGGAACTCAGCCCTGAACGAAGCTGTACTGCACCCCGGAAAAATTGCCCACATGATAGAATTTGAAGTGCATATTGATAATCTGCTGGCTTTTTCCCAACGCTCTGACGGCCTGATCATCTCCACGCCAACCGGTTCAACCGCTTATTCGCTCTCTGGCGGCGGCCCGATTATGTCACCCAACCTGAACGCAATCTCACTGGTTCCGATGTTTCCGCATACCCTGTCGGCAAGGCCACTGGTCGTTGACAGCCACTGTCATATCAAGCTTCAGCTTTCACCGGATAACAGAGGTACGCAGGAAATCAGCTGTGACGGTCAGGTGTCTCTGCCTGTCACTCCCGGTGATGAAGTTCATATCTACAGAAGCCCGCAGACACTGCATCTGATTCACCCGGAAAACTATAACTATTACCACGTGTTACGTAAAAAACTCGGCTGGTCCAGCAAGTTGTTCTGA
- a CDS encoding lysophospholipid acyltransferase family protein, protein MPYLFKILFVLLIIKPLVFIGLGLNIIQRRHLPEKGPAIIAANHNSHLDTLVLLALFPLRMVHKVRPVAAADYFLANPVIAWLSLNIIGIIPIRRSVKKADRDNIFSACHQALDKGHILIIFPEGSRGKPEETGQIKKGIYHLSQARQDCRVIPVVMRGLGRTLPKGTARLVPFNCDVVIGEPLCRFESAGDFVKTMTETYQALAEHCITQTEEPDE, encoded by the coding sequence ATGCCATATCTGTTCAAAATACTGTTTGTCCTGCTGATCATTAAACCACTGGTTTTTATCGGACTGGGGCTGAATATCATTCAACGCCGACATCTGCCGGAGAAAGGTCCGGCGATTATTGCTGCCAATCATAACAGCCATCTGGATACATTGGTTTTACTGGCACTCTTTCCGCTGCGAATGGTACATAAAGTCCGGCCGGTTGCAGCGGCCGACTACTTTCTGGCAAACCCTGTGATTGCGTGGCTATCCCTGAATATCATCGGGATTATTCCCATCCGTCGCTCGGTGAAAAAAGCTGACAGAGACAACATCTTTTCAGCATGCCACCAGGCACTTGATAAAGGTCATATTCTGATTATTTTTCCGGAGGGCAGCCGCGGCAAGCCAGAAGAAACTGGCCAGATTAAAAAAGGGATTTATCATTTATCTCAGGCCCGTCAGGATTGCCGGGTCATTCCTGTCGTCATGCGTGGACTGGGGCGAACGCTTCCTAAAGGCACGGCCAGACTGGTACCGTTTAACTGTGATGTTGTTATCGGTGAACCGCTTTGCCGGTTCGAAAGTGCCGGTGACTTCGTTAAGACCATGACAGAAACCTATCAGGCACTGGCTGAGCACTGTATTACTCAGACTGAAGAACCGGATGAGTAA
- a CDS encoding CDP-alcohol phosphatidyltransferase family protein — protein sequence MQHQPEDNRRPLAVRNTAVSRKIAVWLSQKNITPNQISLASIAFAIAGFAILAVYHYWSAPLLLMAAAGCIQLRLLCNLFDGMVAVEGGKKTPAGELYNDIPDRVADPVFILAAGLTTQSPAGMTLAWGCALLAVMTAYIRVLGVSMQCPADFRGPMAKQHRMALLTGVLLLLMVHRLTNWLPAFFDYTMDAALAIMLSGCLITIWRRTAGIYRTKQRQADISERAHHD from the coding sequence ATGCAACATCAACCGGAGGACAACCGCAGACCGCTTGCTGTCCGGAATACCGCTGTTTCCCGTAAAATTGCAGTCTGGCTCAGCCAGAAAAATATCACACCCAATCAAATTTCTCTGGCAAGTATCGCATTCGCAATAGCCGGATTTGCCATACTCGCCGTTTATCATTACTGGTCAGCCCCTCTGTTATTAATGGCTGCCGCTGGCTGCATTCAGCTTCGCCTGCTGTGTAACCTGTTTGATGGCATGGTTGCTGTTGAAGGCGGAAAGAAAACACCGGCAGGAGAACTCTATAACGATATACCGGACCGGGTTGCAGACCCGGTGTTTATTCTGGCAGCCGGATTGACGACTCAGTCTCCGGCAGGAATGACACTGGCATGGGGATGTGCACTGCTGGCAGTGATGACTGCTTATATCAGAGTTCTGGGTGTCAGTATGCAATGTCCGGCAGATTTCCGCGGACCAATGGCAAAACAGCACCGGATGGCATTACTGACCGGAGTCCTGTTACTGCTCATGGTTCACCGCCTCACAAACTGGTTGCCAGCGTTCTTTGATTACACCATGGATGCAGCACTTGCGATCATGTTGAGCGGATGCCTGATCACAATATGGCGCAGAACAGCCGGAATTTATCGCACTAAACAACGTCAGGCAGATATCAGTGAGCGTGCACACCATGATTAA
- the recN gene encoding DNA repair protein RecN, with product MLAHLSVNNFAIVKSLQLELSQGMTTITGETGAGKSIAIDALGLCLGGRAEAGMVRPGEDKADVSAAFILDDNIHASRWLEDNDLLDNNECILRRTITKEGRSRAFINGNPVPVSQLKNLGQHLINIHGQHAHQHLMKNEHQLIMLDQYAGHHDRLKKTRTTYQNWRQARNELEQLKANTQQNQAQLQLLDYQIKELDELALGEEEFTELELEHKRLTNSGELVTNCQQAIDCLYESDEVNAVSLLQSVNNNLIQLSELDEKLVELPAMLAEAMIQLEEMNSELRQYLDNIDVDPAQLAYIEERYSKVMSLARKHHVLPEELYQHHQALLQQRNQLDCSDERLQEIEAAVNQKYQSFTAQAEKLHQSRCRYAKELDKLISQSMHELSMEKARFHIEVSYDENHPSPLGFDHITFEVSTNPGQPLQPISKVASGGELSRISLAIQVITAQKVETPSLIFDEVDVGISGPTAAVVGKMLRQLGTSTQVLCVTHLPQVAGCGHQQLFVAKQSKGGKTETQMMTLDHHQRIEELARLLGGSQITETTLANAKELLIAA from the coding sequence ATGTTGGCTCACTTAAGTGTAAATAACTTTGCTATCGTTAAATCGTTACAACTTGAACTGTCTCAGGGGATGACCACCATCACAGGAGAAACAGGCGCAGGTAAATCGATCGCAATCGATGCGCTTGGATTATGTCTCGGAGGCCGGGCTGAAGCTGGCATGGTCCGCCCCGGTGAAGACAAAGCCGATGTCAGTGCCGCTTTCATTCTTGATGACAACATTCATGCAAGCCGCTGGCTGGAAGATAATGATCTGCTGGACAACAATGAATGTATTCTCCGGCGGACCATCACCAAAGAAGGCCGTTCCCGCGCTTTCATCAACGGCAACCCGGTGCCGGTTTCCCAACTTAAAAACCTGGGTCAGCATCTGATTAATATCCACGGCCAGCACGCCCATCAGCACCTGATGAAAAATGAACATCAGCTCATCATGCTGGACCAGTACGCCGGGCATCATGATCGTCTGAAAAAGACCCGGACAACCTACCAAAACTGGCGTCAGGCCAGAAATGAACTGGAGCAGTTAAAAGCGAATACCCAGCAAAATCAGGCTCAGTTACAATTACTCGATTACCAAATCAAAGAGCTGGATGAACTGGCTCTGGGTGAAGAAGAATTCACTGAACTGGAACTGGAGCACAAACGCTTAACCAACAGTGGCGAACTGGTCACAAACTGCCAGCAGGCAATTGATTGCTTGTATGAGAGCGATGAAGTCAATGCGGTCAGCCTGCTGCAAAGTGTCAACAATAACTTAATTCAGCTCTCGGAGCTGGATGAAAAACTGGTGGAACTGCCTGCCATGCTGGCTGAAGCCATGATACAGCTGGAAGAGATGAACAGTGAACTTCGTCAATACCTGGATAACATTGACGTTGACCCGGCACAGCTGGCCTATATTGAAGAGCGTTATTCCAAAGTTATGTCGCTGGCGCGCAAACATCATGTTTTGCCGGAAGAATTATATCAACATCATCAAGCGCTGTTGCAACAGCGTAACCAGCTTGACTGTTCAGATGAAAGGCTTCAGGAAATAGAAGCAGCCGTCAATCAGAAATATCAGTCATTTACTGCTCAGGCAGAAAAGCTTCATCAATCCCGTTGCCGCTATGCCAAAGAGTTAGATAAACTGATCAGCCAGAGTATGCATGAACTCAGCATGGAGAAGGCCCGTTTTCATATTGAAGTCAGCTATGACGAAAATCATCCGTCTCCCCTTGGCTTTGATCACATCACGTTTGAAGTATCGACCAACCCCGGTCAGCCACTTCAACCTATCTCAAAAGTTGCATCGGGCGGTGAACTTTCCAGAATCTCACTGGCAATTCAGGTCATTACCGCACAGAAAGTAGAAACCCCAAGCCTGATCTTCGATGAAGTGGATGTCGGTATCAGCGGGCCAACAGCAGCGGTTGTCGGCAAGATGCTGCGTCAGTTAGGTACATCAACCCAGGTGTTGTGTGTCACTCACCTGCCGCAGGTTGCCGGATGTGGTCATCAGCAGTTGTTTGTTGCCAAACAAAGTAAAGGCGGAAAAACAGAAACGCAGATGATGACACTCGATCATCACCAGCGTATCGAAGAACTTGCCCGCCTGTTAGGCGGTAGTCAGATCACAGAAACCACATTAGCCAATGCGAAAGAACTCTTAATTGCGGCTTAA